One window from the genome of Cucumis melo cultivar AY chromosome 10, USDA_Cmelo_AY_1.0, whole genome shotgun sequence encodes:
- the LOC103488966 gene encoding plant intracellular Ras-group-related LRR protein 3, translating to MDSEADSIFEHFPILYYVLSQLDPIPGKSSYQLPSETKESVLAKLSHLNNPKVLASIVQAIPDNLTHTLSALISLGPRPDPSAVAAARDRIIEIQFTLQKNLQEIEDEADSDGFEVEDRVEREKQLRRAAEKETEIYKAVARVKEMHESYEKQLIAVQDRVVEVYESAVAELDKETDLEVNEEVIRILKEAESGVVEKVDLFGQQIRFLPEEFGKLRRLIDLNLSHNQLEVLPDSIAGLQKLQRLDISSNLLESLPDSIGVLLNLKVVIVSGNKLKVLPETITGCSSLVELDASFNNLQGLPINFGYGLVNLERLSIQLNEICYLPTSICQLKSLKYFDAHFNQLHALPPAIGRLTSLEVLNLSGNFNNLTEVPESISDLCNLKELDLSDNQIKALPDRFGRLEKLMRLNMDQNPLVIPPMEIVDKGAQAVKDFMDMRWADLVAEKQKNMHEANMAEEQSGWLTWGSSMLASVTSGVVQTISDYTGGRDENRKDPWLYQQL from the exons ATGGATTCAGAAGCGGATTCCATTTTCGAACACTTCCCTATTCTATACTATGTTCTATCCCAACTGGATCCTATTCCTGGTAAATCCAGCTACCAACTTCCTTCCGAAACTAAAGAATCGGTGCTGGCCAAGTTGTCACATCTCAACAATCCTAAGGTATTGGCCTCCATCGTTCAAGCCATTCCGGACAACCTCACCCACACTCTGTCAGCCCTCATATCACTCGGTCCACGCCCTGATCCCTCCGCTGTTGCCGCCGCTCGTGACAGGATAATTGAAATCCAATTCACACTTCAAAAAAATCTTCAGGAAATCGAGGACGAAGCCGATTCCGATGGGTTTGAGGTTGAGGATCGCGTTGAGAGAGAGAAGCAACTGAGAAGAGCGGCGGAAAAGGAAACAGAAATATATAAGGCGGTAGCTCGGGTGAAGGAGATGCACGAAAGTTATGAGAAGCAGTTAATTGCTGTGCAGGATCGTGTGGTTGAGGTTTATGAATCGGCAGTTGCGGAGTTGGATAAGGAGACGGATTTGGAAGTAAATGAGGAAGTTATTAGAATTTTGAAAGAGGCTGAGAGTGGAGTGGTGGAGAAAGTCGACCTTTTTGGGCAACAAATCAGGTTTCTTCCTGAGGAGTTTGGGAAACTTCGACGGTTGATTGACCTTAATCTATCTCATAACCAGTTGGAG GTTCTTCCTGATTCAATTGCTGGGCTTCAGAAACTCCAGCGCCTAGACATTTCTTCGAACTTATTGGAATCACTTCCTGATTCTATAGGGGTATTGCTTAATTTGAAGGTCGTCATTGTATCAGGGAACAAGCTGAAAGTGCTTCCCGAAACCATTACTGGTTGCAG TTCGTTGGTGGAGTTGGATGCAAGTTTCAACAATCTCCAAGGTTTACCAATAAACTTTGGATATGGATTGGTTAATCTTGAAAGACTATCAATACAGCTTAACGAAATATGTTACCTTCCTACATCGATATGTCAACTTAAGTCTCTAAAATATTTTGACGCACATTTCAATCAACTCCATGCCTTGCCTCCAGCCATAGGAAGGTTAACGAGTCTCGAGGTGTTGAATCTTAGTGGTAATTTCAACAACTTGACCGAGGTTCCTGAATCAATCAGTGATCTATGCAACCTAAAGGAGTTAGATCTTAGTGACAACCAAATCAAAGCTCTACCAGATAGATTTGGGAGGCTAGAAAAACTAATGAGGCTGAATATGGATCAAAATCCACTGGTGATACCTCCAATGGAAATTGTTGACAAAGGGGCCCAAGCGGTGAAGGATTTCATGGACATGAGATGGGCTGATTTAGTTGCAGAAAAACAGAAGAACATGCATGAGGCAAACATGGCTGAAGAACAGAGTGGATGGCTAACATGGGGATCCTCGATGTTGGCTAGTGTAACTTCTGGGGTTGTACAAACTATTTCTGATTATACAGGAGGAAGAGACGAAAATCGTAAGGACCCATGGTTGTATCAACAGTTGTGA
- the LOC103488969 gene encoding ethylene-responsive transcription factor ESR2-like — protein MEEALRRLNGLPITASHFDDAVSSPNNHRKKSTASANSSTAHTDRRIPRDGATSGAMRYRGVRRRPWGRYAAEIRDPNSKERRWLGTFDTAEEAARAYDCAARAMRGLKARTNFVYPSTPSSPHSLSDQLLSPLNFAKQSQISRHLATSSNWSAFSNAHTFDYPEHASHQKINPPPSFLNMLLPPHDIQNPNFVSSAPQFTHVDCQYQCPKSSFTSLPIEKDDFLPDSEFIPKEPSSSGLLEEIINGFFPKTLNKTQHPQSSNDMSISSETNFGYSVVDQQPGLSFNYQSGPVQAADHQEMSFVNGLPTNVQMGMESGNLIMENLLQYPEFFNAYVAKIQNA, from the coding sequence ATGGAAGAAGCACTAAGGCGGCTCAACGGATTGCCCATAACGGCGTCTCATTTCGACGACGCCGTTTCCTCTCCAAATAACCACAGAAAAAAATCTACTGCGTCCGCCAATTCCTCCACGGCACATACTGACCGTCGCATCCCACGCGACGGTGCAACCTCCGGCGCGATGCGATACCGTGGAGTCCGACGAAGGCCATGGGGCCGTTACGCTGCCGAGATTCGTGATCCAAACTCTAAGGAACGGCGATGGCTCGGCACGTTCGACACGGCTGAAGAAGCTGCACGTGCTTATGATTGTGCTGCACGTGCCATGCGAGGACTCAAAGCTCGCACTAATTTTGTCTACCCGTCTACTCCATCCTCGCCGCATTCTCTCTCCGATCAACTTCTTTCTCCTCTTAACTTTGCCAAACAGTCCCAGATTTCTCGTCATCTCGCCACGTCTTCGAATTGGTCAGCATTTTCAAACGCTCACACCTTTGATTACCCTGAACACGCGTCTCATCAGAAGATCAATCCTCCCCCGTCTTTCCTCAATATGCTTCTTCCTCCTCATGATATTCAAAACCCTAACTTTGTCTCTTCTGCACCTCAGTTTACCCACGTCGACTGCCAATACCAATGCCCCAAATCGTCTTTTACTTCTCTTCCAATAGAAAAAGATGATTTTTTACCTGACTCAGAGTTCATCCCCAAAGAACCATCAAGTTCCGGCCTTCTAGAAGAGATAATCAATGGATTTTTCCCAAAGACCTTAAATAAAACCCAACACCCCCAGTCTTCAAATGACATGTCTATTTCTTCAGAGACAAATTTCGGCTACTCCGTCGTCGACCAACAACCCGGGCTTTCGTTTAATTACCAAAGCGGACCGGTTCAGGCTGCTGATCATCAAGAAATGTCTTTTGTTAACGGTTTGCCGACGAACGTGCAGATGGGTATGGAGTCGGGGAATTTGATCATGGAGAATCTTCTTCAGTATCCGGAGTTTTTCAACGCTTATGTTGCTAAAATACAGAATGCTTAA
- the LOC103488970 gene encoding uncharacterized protein LOC103488970 yields the protein MVGASHRTGGIAARSDKTATIKFLCSYGGKILPRYPDGKLRYIGGETRVLAVDRSIPFSELLSKLGQLCGTCVSLRCQLPSEDLDALVSITSDEDLANLIEEYDRAASPPSSLKIRAFLSLPKSVKKNPLSSSSASSSSSSSKPSSPITAISSPRISTQVPDYCVHQIPTPVRFSYRWKKSQSKVPHCSYHLQGNPSHIYLIHNGNHWQ from the exons ATGGTCGGAGCCTCCCACCGTACCGGCGGAATCGCTGCCAGATCTGACAAAACTGCGACTATCAAATTTCTCTGCAGTTATGGAGGCAAGATCCTTCCTCGTTATCCTGATGGAAAACTCCGTTATATTGGTGGTGAAACTCGTGTCCTTGCCGTCGATCGTTCCATTCCTTTCTCTG AACTGTTGTCGAAGCTGGGACAATTGTGTGGAACGTGTGTGAGTCTTCGTTGTCAATTGCCTTCTGAGGATCTGGATGCTTTGGTATCGATAACCTCCGATGAGGACCTAGCGAATCTCATCGAAGAATACGATCGAGCAGCCTCGCCGCCGTCTTCTTTGAAGATCAGAGCGTTCCTTTCACTGCCTAAATCCGTGAAAAAAAATCCTCTATCTAGTTCGTCGGCCTCTTCATCATCGTCGTCCTCAAAACCTTCATCTCCAATAACTGCTATATCCTCTCCAAGGATCTCAACGCAGGTTCCTGACTATTGCGTCCATCAGATCCCAACGCCAGTGAGGTTTTCGTACCGCTGGAAGAAGTCTCAATCAAAGGTTCCTCACTGCTCGTATCATCTTCAAGGGAACCCTAGCCATATCTACCTCATCCACAATGGCAATCACTGGCAATAA